In Aedes albopictus strain Foshan chromosome 3, AalbF5, whole genome shotgun sequence, the following are encoded in one genomic region:
- the LOC109402337 gene encoding beta-1,4-glucuronyltransferase 1, giving the protein MFQACRLWNLSIASVLALTLSNVFLTVRLLHNGDCSNQYSANVEDSVSLVPRAPILTPATCLEYVLADSLTNNTDKAVFSGLDLRLGRWDSRRLYKFFDFAVIGEKYPELSERFSVCLATQSSLEKIYSLVQVSHHWSGPISTAIFAAGNDELYLLQIYLSYLRNCFKTIRERVSFHLALPKDRAPTHLKSIHVGDFTKFDCAKPEATLNDLIKLRKVDTNKWRIKNPYPQNHLRNVARKGCQSTHVFLTDVDIIPSVNFAEHLDKFLRKQRPPHHPTAYVVPTYELDERVRFPRNKTDLIRLANKGLARPFHHKVFIYNQFATNFSR; this is encoded by the exons ATGTTTCAG GCATGCCGACTCTGGAACCTGAGTATAGCCAGTGTATTAGCTCTCACACTGTCTAATGTGTTTCTAACCGTACGACTACTCCACAATGGTGACTGCAGCAATCAATATAGCGCCAATGTTGAGGACAGTGTTTCGCTGGTTCCACGAGCCCCGATCCTCACACCGGCGACTTGTCTGGAATACGTGCTGGCCGATTCGCTCACCAACAATACGGATAAGGCCGTTTTCTCAGGGCTAGATCTTCGCCTCGGGCGGTGGGATTCCCGGAGACTGTACAAATTTTTCGATTTTGCTGTGATTGGTGAAAAGTACCCGGAGCTGTCGGAACGGTTCAGTGTTTGTTTAGCCACGCAAAGCTCACTGGAGAAAATATACTCGTTAGTTCAAGTCTCTCATCATTGGTCCGGTCCTATTTCAACAGCCATTTTTGCTGCTGGAAATGATGAACTCTATCTGCTACAAATTTACCTATCCTActtaagaaattgcttcaaaaccATTCGCGAACGAGTTAGCTTTCATCTGGCTTTGCCAAAGGATCGCGCTCCGACTCATCTCAAAAGCATCCACGTGGGTGACTTCACCAAGTTCGATTGTGCCAAACCGGAAGCGACGTTGAATGATCTGATCAAACTGCGCAAAGTGGATACCAACAAGTGGCGCATCAAGAATCCCTACCCTCAGAATCATCTGCGCAACGTCGCCCGCAAAGGGTGCCAAAGTACGCACGTTTTCCTAACGGACGTCGACATCATTCCGAGTGTAAACTTCGCCGAACACTTGGACAAGTTTCTGAGAAAACAGCGACCGCCGCACCACCCGACGGCGTATGTGGTGCCGACGTACGAGCTGGACGAGCGGGTTCGGTTTCCTCGCAACAAGACTGATCTGATACGATTGGCCAACAAAGGCCTAGCACGACCGTTTCATCACAAAGTTTTCATCTACAACCAGTTTGCGACCAACTTTTCGAGGTAA